Proteins from one Dermacentor variabilis isolate Ectoservices chromosome 1, ASM5094787v1, whole genome shotgun sequence genomic window:
- the LOC142586033 gene encoding peptidyl-prolyl cis-trans isomerase FKBP8-like codes for MSDKDTHFEQWEAPDKSFRKIIVKAGHIGKKPLHESSCRCNVLSDEEGIVGLGSGIRTKTLVIGDVSSEVELILEKCLMTMNTEEVCDLLFTLPLSITVPYVPKAAYLHCGNRPATDRSNVSRVQGDTMKDSNKEAGDVSHNRGAPPEKPDVTPKSYRVRIELETFSNVPHVCDMTSADKWRHACEHRDKGSQLFSAKHYRWAFRHFSWSYKYVISLEHDTVPDDVTRQLELDIQGLKLKCLLNLAACQLQNYTYDHAVENCTLALEIDPNNVKALYRRGTALIQLQEYERAKCDLEQAKHLDPKNTAVDTQLEIVKERTCKLNRYFAVAMKKLFQ; via the coding sequence ATGAGTGATAAAGACACTCATTTTGAACAATGGGAAGCGCCCGACAAGTCATTTCGCAAAATAATTGTAAAGGCCGGGCACATTGGAAAGAAGCCTTTGCATGAGTCGTCTTGTCGCTGTAATGTTTTATCGGACGAGGAAGGAATTGTTGGTCTTGGAAGTGGCATTCGGACTAAAACCTTAGTCATCGGAGATGTTTCGAGCGAAGTGGAACTGATCCTTGAAAAATGCTTGATGACAATGAACACTGAAGAGGTTTGCGATTTATTATTTACTCTTCCGCTAAGCATTACAGTGCCGTACGTACCGAAAGCTGCCTACCTCCACTGTGGCAACCGGCCAGCGACAGACCGCAGCAACGTCTCACGCGTACAAGGGGACACTATGAAAGACAGTAATAAGGAAGCAGGCGATGTGTCGCATAACAGAGGAGCACCACCCGAGAAGCCCGATGTGACCCCTAAGAGCTACAGAGTTCGAATAGAACTGGAAACGTTTAGCAATGTTCCCCATGTCTGCGATATGACTAGTGCAGACAAGTGGCGACACGCATGTGAACACAGGGATAAGGGCAGTCAGTTATTCTCTGCAAAGCACTACAGGTGGGCCTTCAGACACTTTAGCTGGTCGTACAAGTATGTAATTTCATTAGAACATGATACTGTACCTGATGATGTGACCAGACAGCTAGAACTAGACATCCAAGGTTTGAAACTAAAGTGTCTGCTGAACCTTGCAGCATGTCAACTACAGAATTATACCTACGATCATGCCGTTGAAAATTGCACTCTTGCCCTGGAGATAGACCCAAACAATGTCAAAGCCTTATACCGACGTGGCACTGCACTAATCCAATTACAAGAGTATGAGCGAGCTAAATGTGACCTTGAGCAGGCCAAGCATTTGGACCCCAAGAATACTGCTGTTGATACACAGTTGGAGATTGTTAAGGAGCGCACATGCAAGCTAAACAGATATTTTGCTGTAGCCatgaagaaactgtttcaataa